One Microbacterium trichothecenolyticum DNA window includes the following coding sequences:
- a CDS encoding YbhB/YbcL family Raf kinase inhibitor-like protein, protein MPLFIDKLAVSSPDFTPLSRIDDRFTAEGGHAVPRLRFEGAPEGTVELALICHDPDAPLPHGFTHWVVYGIPADAEEVDLDADGVRMAPNGAGYPVWYGPEPPVGHGEHHYYFWLYALSRPVEGTPTREEFLNTAGDTIIEQARTVATYSR, encoded by the coding sequence ATGCCCCTGTTCATCGACAAGCTCGCCGTCTCGAGCCCGGATTTCACACCCCTCTCGCGCATCGACGACCGATTCACCGCCGAGGGCGGCCATGCCGTGCCCCGCCTGCGCTTCGAGGGCGCGCCCGAGGGCACGGTCGAACTGGCCCTCATCTGCCACGACCCCGACGCCCCTCTTCCCCACGGATTCACGCACTGGGTCGTCTACGGCATCCCCGCGGATGCCGAAGAAGTCGACCTCGATGCCGACGGGGTGCGCATGGCCCCCAACGGTGCGGGATACCCCGTCTGGTACGGGCCGGAGCCCCCGGTCGGACACGGTGAGCACCACTACTACTTCTGGCTGTACGCGTTGTCGCGTCCGGTCGAGGGGACACCGACCCGAGAGGAGTTCCTGAATACCGCCGGGGATACGATTATCGAGCAGGCGCGAACGGTTGCCACGTATTCGCGATGA
- a CDS encoding Dabb family protein has product MFRHVVLFRVRDEVADPEISAALTALRALGGQPGVLSWDVALSLDTRKGRVIVEDGTFVDRAAFAQWRESDEHARVAGRMAGISDWWVADWERS; this is encoded by the coding sequence ATGTTCCGGCACGTGGTGCTGTTCCGGGTCCGTGACGAGGTCGCGGACCCGGAGATATCGGCGGCGCTGACGGCGCTCCGCGCGCTCGGGGGCCAGCCGGGCGTGCTCTCGTGGGACGTCGCGCTCTCGCTCGATACACGCAAAGGGCGGGTCATCGTCGAGGACGGGACGTTCGTCGACCGCGCGGCGTTCGCGCAGTGGCGCGAGAGCGACGAGCATGCTCGGGTCGCGGGGCGTATGGCGGGAATCAGCGACTGGTGGGTGGCGGACTGGGAACGGAGCTGA
- a CDS encoding class II aldolase/adducin family protein codes for MTYTHTAYLEDGSIAATLADLARAHRILELEGHGDMSMGHLSYRDPFGRGLWLKRGNLALSEVEQDDFILIDFDGAVLEGTGLRHLEWPLHAEIMKARPDVNFVGHSHAHFSTVLGASEEPLKPYNNHGVWFAYEGVPRFTQTSHIITTVPLGVAAAQHIGAAQALLLANHGIAFVGSTVAEVTLTGIFLEKAARFQVDLRASGFAPIEPDPEETKEKFDRIYPAKAQHNFWTYFNRRLDRVEALQGIGISQISLPPGV; via the coding sequence GTGACATACACCCATACCGCCTATCTGGAAGACGGCTCGATCGCGGCCACCCTGGCCGATCTCGCCCGCGCCCACCGCATCCTCGAGCTCGAGGGGCACGGCGACATGTCGATGGGACACCTGTCCTACCGCGACCCGTTCGGGCGGGGACTCTGGCTCAAGCGGGGCAACCTCGCGCTGAGCGAGGTCGAGCAGGACGATTTCATCCTCATCGACTTCGACGGCGCCGTGCTGGAGGGCACCGGGCTGCGCCATCTCGAGTGGCCGCTACACGCCGAGATCATGAAGGCGCGGCCCGACGTCAACTTCGTCGGGCACTCCCACGCGCACTTCTCCACGGTGCTGGGCGCCAGCGAGGAACCGCTGAAGCCCTACAACAACCACGGCGTGTGGTTCGCGTACGAGGGCGTTCCGCGCTTCACGCAGACCAGCCACATCATCACGACCGTGCCGCTGGGTGTGGCCGCCGCGCAGCACATCGGAGCGGCGCAAGCGCTCCTGCTCGCGAACCACGGCATCGCGTTCGTCGGGTCGACGGTCGCGGAGGTCACGCTGACGGGGATCTTCCTCGAGAAGGCCGCGCGTTTCCAGGTCGACCTGCGTGCCTCGGGCTTCGCCCCGATCGAGCCCGACCCGGAGGAGACGAAGGAGAAGTTCGATCGCATCTACCCCGCGAAGGCGCAGCACAACTTCTGGACTTACTTCAACCGTCGACTCGATCGTGTCGAGGCCCTGCAAGGGATCGGCATCTCGCAGATCAGCCTGCCCCCGGGCGTCTGA
- a CDS encoding GDP-L-fucose synthase family protein — protein MTTAVDGVEYTPHELDRDATFYVAGHRGLVGSAIVRKLQASGFDNIVGKTSAELDLKDRDAVFAYVGETKPKYVVLAAAKVGGILANSTYPVDFLSDNMRIQVNVLDAALANDVERVLFLGSSCIYPKFAEQPIREDSLLTGHLEPTNDAYAIAKIAGILQTQAVRRQYGLPWISAMPTNLYGPNDNFSPQGSHVLPALIRRYDEAAASGAPSVTNWGTGTPRREFLHADDMADACLHLMEHYDGPDQVNVGTGSDVTIREIAETIARVTGFEGETEWDTSKPDGTPQKLLDVSKLAEAGWTAKISLEEGMERTVAWYRDHVGSLRQ, from the coding sequence GTGACGACCGCCGTCGACGGCGTCGAATACACGCCGCACGAGCTCGACCGCGACGCGACGTTCTACGTCGCCGGGCACCGCGGGCTCGTCGGCTCGGCCATCGTGCGCAAGCTCCAAGCGTCGGGCTTCGACAACATCGTCGGCAAGACGTCTGCCGAGCTCGACCTGAAAGATCGCGACGCCGTGTTCGCCTACGTGGGCGAGACCAAGCCCAAGTACGTGGTGCTGGCTGCGGCGAAGGTCGGTGGCATCCTGGCGAACTCGACCTACCCGGTCGACTTCCTCAGCGACAACATGCGCATCCAAGTCAACGTTCTGGATGCCGCTCTCGCCAACGACGTGGAACGCGTGCTGTTCCTCGGCTCGTCGTGCATCTACCCGAAGTTCGCCGAACAGCCCATCCGCGAGGACTCGCTGCTCACCGGTCACCTCGAGCCGACGAACGACGCATACGCGATCGCCAAGATCGCCGGCATCCTGCAGACCCAGGCCGTTCGTCGCCAGTACGGACTCCCGTGGATCAGCGCCATGCCGACCAACCTCTACGGCCCGAACGACAACTTCTCGCCGCAGGGCTCGCACGTGTTGCCGGCGTTGATCCGTCGTTACGACGAGGCGGCGGCGTCGGGAGCGCCGAGCGTCACGAACTGGGGCACGGGAACCCCGCGTCGCGAGTTCCTCCACGCCGACGACATGGCCGATGCGTGCCTGCACCTCATGGAGCACTACGACGGACCCGACCAGGTCAACGTCGGCACGGGCTCCGACGTGACCATTCGCGAGATCGCCGAGACCATCGCGCGCGTCACCGGGTTCGAGGGCGAGACCGAATGGGACACCTCGAAGCCCGACGGCACGCCGCAGAAGCTGCTCGACGTGTCGAAGCTGGCGGAGGCGGGCTGGACCGCGAAGATCTCCCTCGAAGAGGGCATGGAACGCACCGTGGCCTGGTACCGCGACCACGTCGGTTCACTGCGGCAGTAG
- a CDS encoding ABC transporter ATP-binding protein — translation MASSGIRAQGVEMTFRARGQSTTVLESLDIDIAPGSFVSLLGPSGCGKSTLLKILGGILAPTAGTVQIGGVDAADAVRQREIGLVLQRPALLPWKTARQNAAHLRQIARGNKKASLAAADEALEMVGLSAAADRLPHELSGGMAQRVSIARALAMDPSILLMDEPFGALDAITRDQMNETLARIWAATGKTIVFVTHSISEAVFLSDVVHVMAAGPGRVVESLDIEVARPRTDASFALPVFGEHTTHLRELLHPSEKKEVA, via the coding sequence ATGGCATCGTCCGGTATCCGCGCGCAGGGCGTCGAGATGACGTTCCGTGCCCGGGGGCAGTCGACCACCGTGCTGGAGAGCCTCGACATCGACATCGCCCCCGGCAGCTTCGTCTCTCTGCTCGGCCCGTCGGGATGCGGCAAGAGCACGTTGCTGAAGATCCTCGGCGGCATCTTGGCGCCCACCGCCGGAACCGTGCAGATCGGGGGAGTGGATGCCGCTGACGCCGTGCGCCAGCGTGAGATCGGTCTCGTCCTTCAGCGGCCGGCGCTGCTGCCGTGGAAGACCGCGCGTCAGAACGCCGCCCACCTGCGCCAGATCGCTCGCGGAAACAAGAAGGCCAGTCTCGCGGCGGCCGACGAGGCCCTCGAGATGGTCGGACTCTCGGCCGCCGCCGATCGACTCCCGCACGAGCTGTCGGGCGGAATGGCCCAGCGCGTCTCGATCGCCCGCGCGCTCGCGATGGACCCCTCGATCCTTCTGATGGACGAGCCCTTCGGGGCCCTGGATGCCATCACCCGCGACCAGATGAATGAAACCCTGGCACGGATCTGGGCGGCGACGGGCAAGACGATCGTCTTCGTCACGCACTCCATCTCCGAGGCCGTCTTCCTCTCCGACGTCGTCCATGTCATGGCCGCCGGCCCGGGGAGAGTCGTCGAGTCGCTCGACATCGAGGTCGCCCGCCCACGCACGGACGCGTCGTTCGCGCTCCCCGTCTTCGGCGAGCACACCACCCACCTGCGCGAGTTGCTGCACCCGTCCGAGAAGAAGGAGGTCGCCTGA
- a CDS encoding ABC transporter substrate-binding protein encodes MRIQTLHRTAVVALLAGSLGLAGCSAGAPATDGDASAAPADLDHVKIQLDFQVRGLHSVFFVGKEMGFFEDAGIAVDSITPGKSSGETLQVVSSLTDTIGVADLPTLVLNRSKGVPVKAVAAINQYSPMAMCSLKDKLQLKSPQDLKGHSISVQAAGSTYLFTKSLLAVNDIPEDALTYLTVNPPYESYLLTGQVDVVPCYKDAELTILAEHAGGEDKLSVLDGAKWGYEAYGTGIFASDAFISEHPDTIAKFAKGFAKSLQYVIDNPEKAAEITAASSPELSGNVALYQAQIAADIADSFTSPTTDAHGLGAMSDEQWKATIDLLAAQGQITTTPSVDDVRDDTFIAEAHTD; translated from the coding sequence ATGCGTATTCAGACCCTGCACCGCACAGCCGTGGTCGCCCTGCTCGCCGGTTCGCTCGGCCTCGCCGGGTGCTCGGCGGGGGCTCCCGCCACCGACGGAGATGCCTCCGCCGCTCCGGCAGACCTCGACCACGTCAAGATCCAGCTCGATTTCCAAGTCCGCGGCCTGCACTCCGTGTTCTTCGTCGGCAAAGAGATGGGCTTCTTCGAAGACGCCGGCATCGCCGTCGACTCGATCACGCCCGGCAAGAGCTCCGGCGAGACGCTTCAGGTGGTGTCGAGCCTGACCGACACCATCGGCGTCGCCGACCTGCCCACCCTCGTGCTCAACCGCTCGAAGGGTGTACCGGTGAAGGCGGTCGCGGCCATCAACCAGTACTCGCCCATGGCGATGTGCTCGCTGAAGGACAAGCTGCAGCTGAAGAGCCCGCAAGACCTGAAGGGCCACTCGATCAGCGTCCAGGCAGCCGGCTCGACGTACCTGTTCACCAAGTCCCTGCTGGCCGTCAACGACATTCCCGAAGACGCGCTGACGTACCTCACGGTCAACCCGCCGTACGAGTCGTACCTGTTGACGGGTCAGGTCGACGTCGTCCCCTGCTACAAGGATGCCGAGCTGACCATCCTCGCCGAACACGCGGGAGGCGAAGACAAGCTCAGCGTGCTCGACGGCGCGAAGTGGGGCTACGAGGCCTACGGCACCGGCATCTTCGCCTCGGACGCCTTCATCTCGGAACACCCCGACACGATCGCGAAGTTCGCCAAGGGATTCGCGAAATCTCTTCAGTACGTGATCGACAACCCCGAGAAGGCGGCCGAGATCACGGCGGCCTCCTCTCCGGAGCTCTCCGGCAACGTCGCTCTCTACCAGGCACAGATCGCCGCCGACATCGCGGACTCGTTCACGAGCCCCACGACCGACGCTCACGGCCTGGGCGCGATGTCGGATGAGCAGTGGAAGGCCACCATCGATCTGCTCGCCGCCCAGGGGCAGATCACCACGACACCGTCGGTCGACGACGTGCGCGACGACACGTTCATCGCCGAGGCACACACCGACTGA
- a CDS encoding 3-hydroxyacyl-CoA dehydrogenase NAD-binding domain-containing protein, translating to MSTLPAIASVIGSGTMGPGIAATLARAGVAVRVYDISDEAIARATAMVDVVQGVLDAVGTPPTAGGSVSFGTDLAEAVADSELIIEAIPERLELKYALLADLENLVGDDVIIASNTSGIPISTMAEKMRVPGRLIGMHWSNPPHLIPMIEVIPGRQTDEALVGVLVSMVEAFGYVPVVEKEIPGFVENRVLYAVLRECLALLEEGIVTPEGLDACVKWGIGYKLSVVGPTRLLDMAGLDIYKAVSSYLNEDLATTSGTPALIEDKIAAGRLGFKSEGGMYDYGPGEVDATRKDILTGLIAARKTLSSIPVV from the coding sequence ATGAGCACTCTCCCCGCCATCGCCTCCGTCATCGGGTCGGGCACCATGGGACCCGGGATCGCCGCCACCCTCGCCCGCGCCGGCGTCGCCGTGCGCGTGTACGACATCTCCGATGAGGCGATCGCTCGCGCGACGGCCATGGTCGACGTCGTCCAGGGCGTTCTGGATGCCGTGGGGACACCGCCCACGGCCGGCGGATCGGTCTCTTTCGGTACCGATCTCGCGGAAGCCGTCGCCGACAGCGAGCTCATCATCGAGGCCATCCCCGAGCGCCTGGAGCTCAAGTACGCGTTGCTGGCCGACCTCGAGAACCTCGTGGGCGATGACGTCATCATCGCGTCCAACACCTCCGGCATCCCGATCTCCACCATGGCGGAGAAGATGCGCGTTCCGGGGCGCTTGATCGGCATGCACTGGTCGAACCCGCCGCACCTCATCCCCATGATCGAGGTGATTCCCGGACGACAGACCGACGAAGCGCTCGTGGGCGTCCTGGTGTCGATGGTGGAGGCCTTCGGGTACGTGCCGGTGGTCGAGAAGGAGATCCCCGGGTTCGTCGAGAACCGCGTGCTCTACGCGGTGCTGCGCGAGTGCCTGGCGCTTCTGGAAGAGGGCATCGTCACCCCCGAGGGCCTCGACGCGTGCGTCAAGTGGGGGATCGGATACAAGCTGTCGGTCGTCGGTCCCACGCGCCTGCTCGATATGGCCGGCCTCGACATCTACAAAGCCGTCTCGAGCTATCTGAACGAGGACCTCGCCACCACCTCGGGTACCCCCGCCCTCATCGAGGACAAGATCGCCGCGGGTCGGCTCGGGTTCAAGTCCGAGGGCGGCATGTACGACTACGGCCCGGGCGAGGTCGACGCCACGCGCAAGGACATCCTCACCGGCCTCATCGCGGCGCGAAAGACGCTGTCGAGCATCCCGGTCGTATGA
- a CDS encoding alpha/beta fold hydrolase, with protein MTGVSRRTGGTVPIAYDVAGTGPAVVLLHGTSASHAVWDPVVDVLRTSATAIALDQRGHGRSAKPPVGYAADDFAADVVHVLDDLSLERAVVVGHSLGARNAWVAAARYPDRIAAAVCVDYTPFVAPAVLNDLRDRVAAGHRAFADIDEVEEYLAARYVRLPPDAVARRARAGYRRDADGRWWPLADPSAMSHLIDGFGREWAEEFEAAAVPMVHVRGVDSRIVDHDAWDRARRLRPRDRWIVVDGADHYVPEECPDLVAAETLDLLNAVLPSSI; from the coding sequence ATGACCGGGGTCTCGCGGCGCACCGGGGGCACCGTCCCGATCGCGTACGACGTCGCGGGGACCGGCCCCGCGGTCGTGCTGCTGCATGGAACGTCGGCGAGCCACGCCGTGTGGGATCCCGTCGTCGATGTGCTCCGCACCAGCGCGACGGCGATCGCGCTGGATCAGCGCGGGCACGGTCGCAGCGCCAAGCCTCCGGTCGGATACGCGGCCGATGACTTCGCGGCCGACGTCGTCCACGTGCTCGACGACCTGAGCCTGGAGCGCGCCGTCGTGGTGGGGCACTCGCTCGGGGCGCGCAACGCGTGGGTCGCGGCGGCGCGGTACCCCGACCGCATCGCGGCCGCGGTGTGCGTCGACTACACGCCCTTCGTCGCCCCGGCGGTGCTGAACGACCTTCGCGACCGCGTCGCCGCGGGCCACCGTGCCTTCGCCGACATTGACGAGGTCGAGGAGTACCTCGCCGCGCGATATGTGCGCCTGCCTCCGGATGCCGTCGCGCGCCGCGCCCGTGCGGGGTACCGCCGTGACGCGGACGGGCGCTGGTGGCCGTTGGCCGACCCCTCTGCGATGTCGCACCTGATCGACGGATTCGGTCGGGAGTGGGCGGAGGAGTTCGAGGCCGCGGCCGTGCCGATGGTGCACGTGCGCGGCGTCGACAGTCGGATCGTGGATCACGACGCCTGGGATCGCGCGCGACGCCTCCGTCCGCGGGATCGATGGATCGTCGTCGACGGTGCAGACCACTACGTGCCCGAGGAATGTCCCGATCTGGTCGCCGCCGAAACGCTCGACCTTCTGAACGCTGTTCTCCCCTCATCCATCTGA
- a CDS encoding IclR family transcriptional regulator encodes MGDDVNEHSATATAVPVVEARTKGVDSARRALQILLRFTEDTPELTVDALRETYDISQASAYRYVSLLREMNLVEERAKGIFVLTPRVARLGRVAEGSFDYRAVAQPVVAWMRDRTGETAQFQRRVNDAAVCVAVAESDHPVRLSFQPGHPMPLHSGAVAKVLLAFQPVSVRTTYLDRLRPHLAKAARSQLERDLETIRETGYAQSAGEVDEGVWAFAAPVRSNDVLLGAVTVAAPDYRVSDARKSDIAAVVHEGAARLSRILEAAL; translated from the coding sequence ATGGGAGACGACGTCAACGAGCACAGCGCGACGGCCACAGCCGTGCCCGTGGTCGAGGCTCGCACGAAAGGAGTCGACAGCGCTCGCCGCGCCCTGCAGATCCTTCTTCGATTCACCGAGGACACCCCCGAGCTGACGGTCGACGCCCTGCGCGAGACCTACGACATCTCGCAGGCCAGCGCCTACCGCTACGTCTCGCTCCTGCGCGAGATGAACCTGGTCGAAGAACGGGCGAAGGGCATCTTCGTGTTGACCCCTCGGGTCGCTCGGCTGGGTCGCGTCGCCGAAGGGTCCTTCGACTATCGCGCCGTGGCCCAGCCGGTGGTCGCGTGGATGCGTGACCGCACCGGCGAGACGGCGCAGTTCCAGCGTCGCGTCAACGACGCAGCCGTGTGCGTCGCCGTTGCCGAGTCCGACCATCCGGTGCGGCTGTCGTTTCAGCCCGGGCACCCGATGCCCCTGCACAGCGGTGCCGTGGCCAAAGTACTCCTGGCGTTCCAGCCGGTCTCGGTGCGCACGACCTACCTCGACCGTCTGCGACCGCACCTGGCCAAGGCCGCACGATCGCAGTTGGAGCGCGATCTGGAGACCATTCGAGAGACGGGTTACGCGCAGAGCGCGGGCGAGGTCGACGAGGGCGTCTGGGCGTTCGCCGCGCCGGTGCGTTCCAACGACGTGCTGCTCGGAGCCGTCACCGTGGCCGCACCCGACTACCGGGTCAGCGACGCACGCAAGAGCGACATCGCCGCCGTCGTTCACGAGGGCGCCGCGCGCCTGAGCCGCATTCTCGAGGCCGCCCTCTGA
- a CDS encoding amino acid synthesis family protein, with amino-acid sequence MTAFSAYDVRAWHSFVQESTARRGPDPDLPLVKAAVAVVIANPFVGRWVEDLSPLTAPSADLGTELGRRAVALLGGRPVESYGKGGLAGLDGEQEHVVACVTTVFGNAFRDAVGGGRAWISSVTKTASAGSPIDIPLAFKDEVYVRSHYDAITIALPDAPRPDELVVIAAVATGGRVNARVGGMTVQEALAAGD; translated from the coding sequence ATGACCGCCTTCTCCGCCTACGACGTCCGCGCCTGGCACTCCTTCGTACAGGAGAGCACCGCTCGCCGTGGACCCGACCCCGACCTTCCCCTCGTGAAAGCGGCCGTCGCCGTCGTCATCGCCAACCCGTTCGTCGGCCGGTGGGTGGAGGATCTCTCGCCCCTCACCGCACCCAGCGCCGACCTCGGCACCGAGCTCGGCCGCCGGGCCGTGGCCCTGCTGGGCGGACGACCCGTCGAGAGCTACGGCAAGGGCGGCCTCGCGGGCCTCGACGGTGAGCAGGAGCACGTGGTCGCGTGCGTGACCACGGTGTTCGGAAACGCCTTCCGCGACGCCGTCGGGGGAGGGCGCGCCTGGATCTCGTCGGTGACGAAGACGGCTTCGGCCGGAAGCCCGATCGACATCCCCCTGGCTTTCAAAGACGAGGTGTACGTGCGCTCGCACTACGACGCGATCACGATCGCCCTCCCCGACGCCCCGCGCCCCGACGAACTGGTCGTCATCGCCGCCGTCGCCACCGGGGGGCGGGTCAACGCCCGGGTCGGGGGCATGACCGTCCAGGAAGCGCTCGCCGCGGGCGACTGA
- a CDS encoding FAD-dependent oxidoreductase translates to MTTRHAEIAGAGFAGLTAATALAQRGWSVRVHEKAPELRTEGAGIVLWNNSLQVLDAIGATHDLMSKSMTPPAYETRMNNVIRSQETLDGISWRTLTRPHLFATLLYAAREAGVEIVAGSTVRSATADGEVTLASGEKATADVVIGADGVGSAVRDSLAIPLERQRSRDGITRFLVPRRKEQLQALEPDTEWDNVIDFWNLEPRVLRVLYTPANDDELYIALMAPADDAAGSRVPIDLELWTSVFPQLAPVLEAAATVPGKYYGYQTTRVESWTRGRVALIGDAAHAMCPALAQGAGCAMQNAWTLAVAADETSDAAALPAALERWEQHERPFTDRCQDRSQHYADTREMANGNQFSGDVVETALYNPTDPRRHEVQHA, encoded by the coding sequence ATGACCACTCGTCATGCCGAAATCGCCGGCGCAGGCTTCGCCGGCCTGACCGCCGCCACCGCGCTCGCGCAGCGGGGATGGTCCGTGCGCGTTCACGAGAAGGCGCCCGAACTTCGGACCGAGGGCGCGGGAATCGTGCTCTGGAACAACAGCCTCCAGGTGCTCGACGCCATCGGGGCGACGCACGATCTCATGTCGAAGTCGATGACGCCGCCGGCGTACGAGACCCGCATGAACAACGTCATCCGCTCGCAAGAGACCCTCGACGGCATCAGTTGGCGCACCCTCACCCGACCGCACCTGTTCGCGACGCTGCTGTACGCCGCCCGGGAGGCGGGCGTCGAGATCGTCGCGGGCTCCACCGTGCGCTCGGCCACTGCCGACGGCGAGGTCACCCTCGCCAGCGGTGAGAAAGCGACGGCAGACGTCGTGATCGGCGCCGACGGCGTCGGGTCGGCTGTGCGCGACTCGCTCGCCATCCCGCTGGAACGGCAGCGATCGCGCGACGGGATCACCCGCTTTCTCGTGCCGCGCCGCAAGGAGCAGCTGCAGGCGCTCGAGCCCGACACCGAGTGGGACAACGTCATCGACTTCTGGAACCTCGAGCCGCGGGTTCTGCGTGTGCTCTACACGCCCGCGAACGACGACGAGCTCTACATCGCGCTGATGGCGCCGGCCGACGACGCCGCCGGATCGCGCGTGCCGATCGACCTCGAGCTTTGGACCTCGGTCTTCCCGCAACTCGCGCCCGTGCTCGAAGCGGCGGCCACCGTCCCCGGCAAGTACTACGGCTACCAGACCACGCGCGTCGAGTCGTGGACCCGCGGCAGGGTCGCGCTCATCGGCGACGCGGCGCATGCGATGTGCCCGGCACTGGCGCAGGGAGCCGGATGCGCGATGCAGAACGCGTGGACGCTCGCCGTCGCCGCCGACGAGACCTCGGACGCCGCCGCGCTTCCTGCCGCCCTCGAGCGCTGGGAGCAGCACGAGCGCCCCTTCACCGATCGCTGTCAGGACCGTTCCCAGCACTACGCCGACACGCGCGAGATGGCCAACGGCAATCAGTTCTCGGGCGACGTCGTCGAGACGGCGCTCTACAACCCCACCGACCCCCGACGCCACGAGGTGCAGCACGCATGA
- a CDS encoding ABC transporter permease: MTGVMERPRMRSAASGRAWSLAWPPLLFVAFALVLWEAAVIVLKVPPYVLATPSQIAGEMISAAPLLLQAAWITTQEVLWGFLISVVVGMLIALVVVRFRWLDRAVYPLIVLFQVVPKVALAPIFILWFGYTLTPKLVLIVVMAFFPITLNMVLGLRRIDEDQLLLMRSVGSTRNQILFQVQVPTSLPYLFAGARIAITLAVIGAVVAEFAGAQNGLGYLIQFSATQLDTPRMFAALILVSLLGLAFYYLIALAEFVVARRFPHISHTAD, encoded by the coding sequence ATGACCGGAGTGATGGAACGCCCGCGGATGCGCTCGGCCGCGTCCGGACGTGCGTGGTCGCTGGCGTGGCCTCCGCTGCTGTTCGTCGCCTTTGCGCTCGTGCTCTGGGAGGCGGCGGTCATCGTCCTGAAGGTGCCGCCGTACGTGCTGGCCACCCCCTCGCAGATCGCCGGCGAGATGATCTCGGCGGCCCCTCTGCTGTTGCAGGCCGCCTGGATCACGACGCAGGAGGTGCTGTGGGGCTTTCTGATCAGCGTCGTCGTCGGCATGCTGATCGCTCTCGTCGTCGTCCGCTTCCGGTGGCTCGACCGGGCGGTCTACCCGCTCATCGTGCTGTTCCAGGTCGTGCCGAAGGTCGCGCTGGCCCCGATCTTCATCCTGTGGTTCGGGTACACCCTGACCCCGAAGCTCGTGCTCATCGTCGTCATGGCGTTCTTCCCCATCACCCTCAACATGGTGCTGGGTCTGCGACGCATCGACGAGGACCAACTGCTGCTCATGCGCTCGGTCGGCTCGACACGCAACCAGATCCTCTTCCAGGTGCAGGTGCCCACGTCGCTGCCCTACCTCTTCGCCGGTGCTCGCATCGCCATCACCCTCGCCGTCATCGGCGCCGTGGTCGCCGAGTTCGCCGGTGCGCAGAACGGCCTGGGGTATCTCATCCAGTTCTCGGCGACGCAGCTGGACACCCCGAGGATGTTCGCCGCGCTGATTCTCGTGTCGCTTCTCGGTCTCGCGTTCTACTACCTCATCGCCCTCGCGGAGTTCGTCGTCGCCCGACGTTTCCCCCACATCTCGCACACCGCGGACTGA